One Globicephala melas chromosome 17, mGloMel1.2, whole genome shotgun sequence DNA window includes the following coding sequences:
- the KCNS2 gene encoding potassium voltage-gated channel subfamily S member 2 has translation MTGQSLWDLSEANVEDGEIRINVGGFKKRLRSHTLLRFPETRLGRLLLCHSREAILELCDDYDDVQREFYFDRNPELFPYVLHFYHTGKLHVMAELCVFSFSQEIEYWGINEFFIDSCCSYSYHGRKVEPEQEKWDEQSDQESTTSSFDEILAFYNDASKFDGQPLGNFRRQLWLALDNPGYSVLSRVFSVLSILVVLGSIITMCLNSLPDFQIPDSQGNPGEDPRFEIVEHFGIAWFTFELMARFAVAPDFLKFFKNALNLIDLMSIVPFYITLVVNLVVESTPTLANLGRVAQVLRLMRIFRILKLARHSTGLRSLGATLKYSYKEVGLLLLYLSVGISIFSVVAYTIEKEENEGLATIPACWWWATVSMTTVGYGDVVPGTTAGKLTASACILAGILVVVLPITLIFNKFSHFYRRQKQLESAMRSCDFGDGMKEVPSVNLRDYYAHKVKSLMASLTSMSRSSPSELSLNDSLH, from the coding sequence ATGACTGGCCAGAGCCTGTGGGACCTGTCGGAGGCCAACGTCGAGGATGGAGAGATCCGCATCAACGTAGGCGGCTTTAAGAAGCGGCTGCGCTCGCACACGCTGCTGCGCTTCCCCGAGACGCGCCTGGGCCGCCTGCTGCTCTGCCACTCGCGCGAGGCCATTCTGGAGCTCTGCGACGACTATGACGACGTCCAGCGTGAGTTCTACTTTGACCGCAACCCCGAGCTCTTCCCCTACGTGCTACATTTCTACCACACCGGCAAGCTTCACGTCATGGCGGAGCTGTGCGTCTTCTCCTTCAGCCAGGAGATCGAGTACTGGGGCATCAACGAGTTCTTCATCGACTCCTGCTGCAGCTACAGCTACCACGGCCGCAAAGTGGAGCCCGAACAGGAGAAGTGGGACGAGCAGAGCGACCAGGAGAGCACCACGTCCTCCTTCGATGAGATCCTGGCCTTCTACAACGATGCATCCAAGTTCGATGGGCAGCCCCTGGGCAACTTCCGCAGACAGCTGTGGCTGGCGCTGGACAACCCCGGCTACTCGGTCCTGAGCAGGGTCTTCAGCGTCCTGTCCATCCTCGTGGTGTTGGGGTCCATCATCACCATGTGTCTCAATAGCCTGCCGGACTTCCAAATCCCTGACAGCCAGGGCAACCCTGGTGAGGACCCCAGGTTCGAAATCGTGGAGCACTTTGGCATCGCCTGGTTCACATTTGAGTTGATGGCCAGGTTTGCTGTGGCCCCCGACTTCCTCAAGTTTTTCAAGAATGCCCTCAACCTGATCGACCTCATGTCCATCGTCCCCTTTTACATCACTCTGGTGGTAAACCTGGTTGTGGAGAGCACACCTACCTTGGCCAACCTGGGCAGGGTGGCCCAGGTCCTCAGGCTGATGCGGATTTTCCGCATCTTAAAGCTGGCCAGACACTCCACTGGCCTCCGCTCCCTGGGGGCCACACTTAAATACAGCTACAAAGAAGTAGGGCTGCTTTTGCTCTACCTCTCTGTGGGGATTTCCATCTTCTCCGTAGTGGCCTACACTATCGAAAAGGAGGAGAATGAGGGCCTGGCCACCATCCCCGCTTGCTGGTGGTGGGCCACCGTCAGTATGACCACTGTAGGGTATGGGGATGTGGTCCCAGGGACCACGGCAGGGAAGCTGACCGCCTCTGCCTGCATCTTGGCGGGTATCCTAGTGGTGGTACTGCCCATCACCTTGATCTTCAATAAGTTCTCCCACTTTTATCGGCGCCAAAAGCAACTCGAGAGTGCCATGCGCAGCTGTGACTTTGGGGATGGAATGAAGGAGGTCCCTTCCGTCAACTTAAGGGACTACTATGCCCATAAAGTTAAATCCCTCATGGCGAGCCTGACGAGCATGAGCAGGAGCTCGCCAAGCGAACTAAGTTTAAATGATTCCCTGCATTAG